A genome region from Corynebacterium uberis includes the following:
- the galE gene encoding UDP-glucose 4-epimerase GalE, which translates to MKILVTGGAGYVGSVCSQVLIESGHDVIVLDNLSTGNRDAVPEEATFIHADVSDEAEAVLRNHHCDAVIHFAARSLVGESMEVPEEYWQDNLVTTLRLLDAMRGQGVHNLVFSSTAATYGEPEAVPITEDMPTRPTNTYGATKLAIDYAITSYAQAHQLGATSLRYFNVAGAYGSIGENREVETHLIPLVLQVALGLREKIFIYGTDWPTPDGTAIRDYIHIRDLAQAHVLALESNQPGTHRIFNLGSGEGFSVRQVIDTARAVTGAPIPAEEAPRRSGDPAVLIASSAKAQQELGWQPRYTDLPTIVTDAWEFTRHAQLHAQR; encoded by the coding sequence ATGAAAATCTTGGTCACCGGCGGCGCAGGATACGTCGGCAGCGTCTGCTCGCAGGTACTTATCGAGTCCGGCCACGACGTCATCGTCCTGGACAACCTGTCCACCGGCAACCGCGACGCCGTCCCAGAAGAAGCCACCTTCATTCACGCAGACGTCTCCGACGAAGCCGAAGCCGTCCTGCGCAACCACCACTGCGACGCCGTCATCCACTTCGCCGCCCGCTCCCTGGTCGGAGAATCCATGGAGGTGCCCGAAGAATACTGGCAAGACAACCTGGTAACCACGCTGCGCCTCCTCGACGCCATGCGTGGCCAAGGAGTACACAACCTCGTCTTCTCCTCCACCGCAGCGACCTACGGCGAACCCGAGGCCGTGCCGATCACCGAAGACATGCCCACCCGTCCCACCAACACCTACGGTGCGACAAAACTGGCCATCGACTACGCCATCACCTCCTACGCCCAGGCCCACCAGCTCGGGGCCACCAGCCTGCGCTACTTCAACGTGGCCGGAGCGTACGGCTCGATCGGGGAAAACCGTGAAGTAGAAACTCACCTGATCCCACTCGTCCTTCAGGTCGCCCTGGGGCTGCGCGAGAAGATCTTCATCTACGGCACCGACTGGCCCACCCCCGATGGCACAGCCATCCGCGACTACATCCACATCCGCGACCTGGCCCAGGCGCATGTCCTTGCGCTGGAGAGCAATCAGCCCGGAACCCACCGAATCTTCAACCTCGGATCCGGGGAAGGCTTCTCCGTCCGACAAGTCATCGACACCGCCCGCGCCGTCACCGGCGCCCCCATCCCCGCAGAAGAGGCCCCCCGCCGCTCCGGCGACCCCGCCGTGCTCATCGCCTCCTCAGCCAAGGCACAACAGGAGCTCGGCTGGCAGCCCAGGTACACCGACCTGCCGACCATCGTCACAGATGCCTGGGAATTTACCCGTCACGCACAGCTGCACGCTCAGCGGTAG
- a CDS encoding DUF4192 domain-containing protein produces MTQHNTPLVNPGQLLAEVPGLLGFYPDASVLVMAFNHDSGKHYTLGATARMDLADAVRRETVAEVVGALTQQGPDLIFVFIVDPEAAVGSRRRVVRSMVQEARTCGAHLAGVWTTRRIVTDEPYELCWCPGGAGAQKDPMGCWRQGTIAPIVRSHTMDEMAAQGCLPELDRQDALEFFGYRDDLMDRDACARAQQQWTRDSVELTLRLCTPDGDLDYADVAALARDVFGTAGQEEDLDLLAQASALLDAPLARDITIYAALQNPQQCVDTVLWAAHHLEGNAKANALATWVVLNLRLGRMRRISLALAAGYLACPEHRLITLLWQAYSHGFVDAMLDTFEHLFDDERAGYR; encoded by the coding sequence ATGACACAGCACAACACACCGTTGGTGAATCCGGGCCAACTGCTTGCAGAAGTCCCAGGTCTCCTGGGCTTTTATCCGGATGCTTCCGTCCTTGTCATGGCCTTCAATCATGACAGTGGGAAGCACTACACGTTGGGTGCGACCGCGCGGATGGATCTTGCAGATGCTGTGCGGCGGGAGACCGTCGCAGAGGTTGTGGGGGCGTTGACGCAGCAGGGTCCAGATCTGATCTTTGTTTTCATTGTGGATCCTGAGGCCGCGGTGGGCAGTCGCCGCCGTGTGGTGCGCTCGATGGTGCAGGAGGCTCGAACGTGTGGTGCGCATCTTGCAGGTGTGTGGACTACCCGGAGAATCGTCACGGATGAGCCCTATGAACTGTGTTGGTGCCCGGGTGGTGCGGGTGCACAGAAGGATCCCATGGGGTGTTGGCGGCAGGGAACAATCGCACCGATTGTGCGATCGCACACGATGGATGAGATGGCGGCGCAGGGGTGTCTGCCGGAGTTGGATCGCCAGGATGCCCTGGAGTTTTTCGGCTACCGGGACGACCTGATGGACCGGGATGCGTGTGCGCGGGCGCAGCAGCAGTGGACCCGGGATAGCGTTGAGCTTACGCTGCGGTTGTGCACACCTGATGGCGATCTTGATTACGCCGATGTGGCTGCCTTGGCACGTGACGTTTTTGGCACCGCTGGCCAAGAAGAGGACCTGGATTTGTTGGCCCAGGCTTCGGCGCTTCTCGACGCCCCCCTCGCGCGCGACATCACCATTTATGCGGCGTTGCAGAATCCGCAGCAATGCGTGGACACGGTTTTGTGGGCGGCTCACCACCTCGAGGGCAATGCCAAGGCCAATGCCCTGGCAACGTGGGTGGTGCTCAACCTGCGCCTGGGGCGCATGCGCAGGATCTCTCTGGCGCTGGCGGCGGGCTACCTCGCCTGCCCTGAACACAGGTTAATTACGCTGCTGTGGCAGGCGTATTCCCACGGCTTCGTGGATGCCATGCTGGATACGTTCGAGCACCTCTTCGATGACGAGCGTGCCGGCTACCGCTGA
- a CDS encoding PAC2 family protein: MHDNRDMYELEYPTPDIAGEGAPGPVLIIALQGYADAGQAVSASSDHLLAALDNRLVASFNTDELIDFRSRRPVVTMRDHEVTDIDDITLDMRVLRDSDHHSFLLLSGPEPDLRWGAFTHAVTNLVDKYNVSQVICLYAAPMTVPHTRPLMVSAHGNAPDHTGQRFHFDGKVILPGSASLTIEKALSDSGHNVAGFTAHVPHYVSSSPYPEATYRLLSSVADQANLKFPLQTLEHDRQRIAQQLAEQVADSPEIQQVVAALEIQYDEELDSYRNTHPRAVMPGEEDLPSGEELGEEFERFLAQLDEPSNEKPSDDEPSDDEPSDEDAPEEDASQPHDQEDPGDSSDEGNNPDA; this comes from the coding sequence ATGCACGATAACCGTGACATGTACGAGCTGGAGTACCCCACCCCAGACATCGCGGGAGAAGGCGCCCCTGGACCTGTCCTCATTATCGCCCTCCAGGGATATGCCGACGCCGGACAAGCCGTTAGCGCCAGCTCAGATCACCTCTTAGCCGCCCTGGATAACCGCCTTGTCGCTTCCTTTAACACCGATGAACTCATTGATTTTCGCTCCCGGCGCCCCGTGGTGACCATGCGCGATCATGAAGTTACCGATATTGATGACATCACCCTAGACATGCGCGTTCTGCGCGACTCCGATCACCACAGTTTCCTCCTTTTATCCGGCCCCGAACCCGATTTACGGTGGGGAGCCTTTACCCATGCAGTAACCAACCTCGTGGACAAGTACAACGTCTCCCAGGTCATCTGCCTTTATGCCGCGCCCATGACCGTGCCGCACACGCGACCGCTCATGGTCTCTGCCCACGGAAATGCGCCAGATCACACCGGTCAACGCTTTCATTTCGATGGCAAGGTCATCCTGCCGGGATCTGCATCACTGACAATAGAAAAGGCCCTCAGCGACTCCGGGCACAACGTCGCCGGATTTACCGCACACGTGCCCCACTACGTGTCCTCCTCCCCCTACCCGGAAGCCACCTACCGCCTGCTCAGCTCAGTAGCCGACCAAGCAAACCTCAAGTTCCCGCTGCAAACGCTCGAACATGACCGCCAACGCATTGCCCAGCAACTCGCTGAACAGGTAGCCGACTCGCCAGAAATCCAACAGGTCGTCGCCGCACTGGAAATCCAATACGACGAAGAACTAGACAGCTACCGCAATACCCACCCGCGGGCCGTCATGCCCGGCGAAGAAGATCTTCCCTCCGGCGAAGAGCTGGGTGAGGAATTTGAGCGCTTCCTCGCTCAACTCGACGAGCCTTCCAACGAGAAGCCTTCCGACGACGAGCCTTCCGACGACGAGCCTTCCGACGAGGATGCCCCCGAGGAGGATGCCTCCCAGCCGCACGACCAGGAGGATCCCGGCGACTCTTCCGATGAAGGCAACAACCCTGACGCTTAA
- a CDS encoding DEAD/DEAH box helicase — MLSAVLPDLDEVPESLVDESIYQAFLSWTRERGISLYPAQEEASLEILTGENVILATPTGSGKSMVAIAAHFIAMARGQRSFYTAPIKALVSEKFFALCGVFGPENVGMMTGDATVNAGAPIICATAEIVANIALRDGSEADIDQVVMDEFHYYSDPDRGWAWQVPLLELPHTQFLLMSATLGDTRFLQDDLTERTGRNTVLVGTDAQRPVPLDFHYVFTPVHETVEELLKTQKAPIYIVHFTQREAAERAQALTSVPMINTEEKAAIAAEIGSFRFSTAFGKDLSKLLRRGIGVHHAGMLPKYRRLVERLSQKGLLKVICGTDTLGVGINVPIRTVLMTGLAKFDGTRQRILKTREFQQIAGRAGRAGFDTQGTVVVEAPEHEIENWRLRERAGSDPKKLKKIRKKRARDGEISWSEKTFDRLTTGEPEGLSSQFSVSNSMVINLIARPGDGYAHFEHLLRGSHNTRAQQNRDILTTVDLIDGLINAGIVEHLPDGTRDDEGRAYRLTQDMQRDFALNQPLSPFALAALELLDPDSPTYALDVISVFESILDDPGQVLRAQQSAARGEEIAALKAEGVDYADRMSIIEEVTWPRPLEDLLEDAFETFCASAPWAKEYEISPKSIVRDMIEHAMTFSDFIATYGLARSEGVVLRYLTSAWRTLRHTLPPLFSNDELADITEWLGELIRQVDSSLVEEWAQLGDPDAPVAKDVVERELAFGVEDPTALTANRRAFTTMVRNAMFRLVELFAWEKEDRLEELTSYLEEAPDFGQALDDYFDEYDDLDTSPAARGPEYFRLDSAQQSTRRWPVRQILKDPEDDHSFAFNAVVDLDASDEAGEVRFAELRIESH; from the coding sequence ATGCTTTCAGCCGTACTCCCCGACCTTGATGAGGTACCCGAGTCCCTCGTAGACGAGTCCATCTACCAGGCGTTCCTCTCTTGGACCCGCGAGCGCGGCATCTCGCTGTACCCCGCCCAGGAAGAAGCAAGCCTGGAGATTCTGACCGGAGAAAACGTCATACTGGCCACCCCCACCGGATCTGGGAAGTCCATGGTGGCCATTGCCGCGCACTTCATCGCCATGGCCAGGGGACAACGGAGTTTCTACACCGCCCCCATTAAGGCCCTGGTCAGTGAGAAATTCTTCGCCCTGTGCGGAGTCTTTGGCCCCGAGAATGTGGGCATGATGACCGGAGATGCGACAGTCAACGCCGGCGCCCCCATCATTTGTGCTACCGCAGAAATTGTGGCCAATATTGCCTTGCGCGATGGGTCCGAAGCAGACATCGACCAAGTAGTCATGGATGAGTTCCATTACTACTCCGACCCCGACCGCGGCTGGGCATGGCAAGTTCCGCTGCTCGAACTGCCGCACACCCAGTTCCTCCTCATGTCCGCCACCTTGGGGGATACCCGATTCCTCCAAGACGATCTCACCGAACGGACCGGCCGCAACACAGTCTTGGTGGGCACGGACGCCCAACGCCCAGTGCCCCTGGACTTTCACTACGTGTTCACCCCGGTCCATGAGACCGTGGAAGAACTGCTGAAAACCCAAAAGGCCCCCATCTACATTGTGCACTTCACCCAACGTGAAGCCGCAGAGCGCGCACAAGCCCTGACCTCCGTGCCCATGATCAACACCGAGGAGAAGGCGGCCATCGCCGCGGAGATCGGCTCCTTTAGGTTCAGTACCGCGTTTGGCAAAGATCTGTCTAAGCTGCTTCGCCGTGGAATTGGTGTTCACCATGCGGGGATGCTTCCCAAGTATCGGCGGCTGGTGGAAAGGCTTTCCCAAAAGGGACTTTTGAAAGTCATCTGCGGTACGGACACTCTCGGCGTGGGCATCAACGTGCCCATCCGCACCGTGCTGATGACGGGTCTAGCAAAGTTTGATGGCACACGCCAACGCATCTTAAAAACCAGGGAATTTCAGCAGATCGCCGGACGCGCCGGACGCGCTGGTTTTGATACCCAGGGCACCGTGGTCGTCGAGGCACCAGAACATGAAATTGAGAATTGGCGGCTGCGCGAACGCGCAGGATCGGACCCCAAGAAGCTGAAGAAGATTCGCAAGAAGCGCGCACGGGACGGAGAGATTTCCTGGAGCGAAAAGACCTTTGACCGCCTGACAACCGGTGAGCCCGAAGGCTTGAGCTCCCAGTTTTCCGTCTCCAACTCCATGGTCATCAACCTCATTGCCCGGCCCGGCGATGGCTATGCGCACTTTGAACATCTCCTACGCGGAAGCCACAACACCAGGGCTCAGCAGAATCGGGACATCCTCACCACCGTCGATTTGATTGACGGCCTGATCAATGCCGGAATCGTTGAACATCTACCCGACGGCACCCGCGATGACGAGGGCAGAGCCTACCGCCTTACCCAGGACATGCAGCGCGATTTTGCCCTCAACCAACCCCTGTCCCCCTTTGCCCTGGCTGCTTTGGAGTTATTGGATCCAGATTCGCCCACCTACGCACTGGACGTTATTAGCGTCTTTGAATCCATCCTGGATGACCCCGGCCAGGTGCTTCGCGCACAGCAATCCGCGGCACGCGGGGAGGAGATCGCCGCGCTCAAAGCCGAGGGCGTGGACTACGCAGACCGGATGAGCATCATCGAGGAGGTGACCTGGCCCCGCCCGCTGGAGGATCTCCTCGAGGATGCATTCGAGACGTTTTGTGCGTCTGCGCCCTGGGCTAAGGAATACGAGATCTCGCCAAAGTCAATCGTGCGCGACATGATCGAACACGCGATGACCTTTTCCGACTTCATTGCCACCTACGGCCTCGCCCGCTCAGAGGGCGTTGTGCTGCGCTATCTGACCAGCGCCTGGCGCACCCTCCGGCACACGCTTCCTCCCCTGTTTTCCAACGATGAGCTCGCCGATATCACCGAGTGGCTTGGGGAGCTCATCCGCCAGGTGGATTCATCCCTGGTTGAGGAATGGGCACAGCTCGGCGACCCGGACGCCCCCGTTGCCAAGGACGTTGTGGAGCGCGAGCTGGCCTTCGGCGTCGAAGACCCCACGGCTCTGACTGCCAATAGGCGCGCGTTTACCACGATGGTCCGCAACGCCATGTTCCGGCTCGTCGAGCTGTTTGCTTGGGAGAAGGAAGACCGCCTCGAGGAGCTAACCAGCTACCTCGAGGAAGCCCCCGATTTTGGGCAAGCCCTGGATGACTATTTCGACGAATACGATGATCTTGACACCTCGCCAGCTGCGCGTGGACCAGAGTATTTCCGGCTCGATTCCGCGCAGCAATCCACTCGGCGTTGGCCGGTTCGCCAGATCCTCAAGGATCCTGAAGACGACCACTCCTTCGCCTTTAATGCCGTGGTTGATCTCGACGCCTCCGATGAAGCCGGCGAGGTACGCTTCGCGGAGCTTAGGATCGAATCCCACTAG
- a CDS encoding hydrogen peroxide-inducible genes activator, producing MHSKEYRPTLAQLRTFVTIAENKHFGTAAAKLGISQPSLSQALVALENGLGIQLIERSTRKVIITPVGAQLLPYAKATLDAAEAFFTHSRGIHGQLTGPLTIGIIPTIAPYILPELLPALRTHFPRLEPRFVEDRTEPLVSMLRDGRIDVAVMALPSESNGMVDQPLYDEPFVIVVPADHPLAGQCDLGLDALDELKLLLLDDGHCLHNQIIELCRKAHVNTKDAASAVTRASSLATVVQLVDAGLGSTLVPASAVSVECTRPGLATATFAEDVSAHRNVGLVYRGSTSRAEEFTKIGKIVAQAFSAAMKSCPLALPTTIHVGSDAAADSSAQL from the coding sequence ATGCATTCCAAGGAGTACCGCCCAACTCTTGCCCAGCTGCGCACCTTCGTCACCATTGCGGAGAACAAGCACTTCGGCACCGCTGCTGCAAAATTGGGGATCTCCCAGCCCTCGCTATCTCAGGCGCTCGTTGCCCTGGAAAACGGTTTGGGCATCCAGCTGATCGAACGCTCGACACGCAAGGTCATCATCACGCCCGTCGGCGCGCAACTGCTGCCTTACGCCAAGGCGACGCTCGACGCGGCCGAGGCCTTCTTTACTCATTCTCGCGGCATCCACGGCCAGCTCACCGGCCCACTGACCATTGGGATCATCCCCACGATAGCGCCCTACATCCTTCCTGAGTTGTTGCCGGCCCTGCGCACCCATTTCCCGCGCCTGGAGCCCCGGTTTGTCGAGGACCGTACCGAACCGCTGGTTTCCATGCTGCGCGATGGGCGCATCGACGTGGCAGTCATGGCGCTTCCGTCCGAGAGCAATGGCATGGTTGACCAGCCGCTCTATGACGAGCCCTTCGTCATCGTTGTGCCAGCCGATCATCCGCTGGCGGGACAATGCGACCTGGGCCTTGATGCTTTAGACGAGCTCAAGCTCCTGCTTCTTGACGACGGCCACTGCCTGCACAACCAGATCATCGAGCTGTGCCGCAAGGCGCATGTCAACACCAAGGACGCAGCCAGCGCCGTGACCAGAGCGTCGAGCCTGGCCACTGTGGTCCAGCTTGTCGACGCCGGCCTGGGCTCAACACTCGTCCCCGCCAGCGCGGTCTCCGTGGAGTGCACGAGGCCCGGCCTTGCCACTGCCACATTCGCCGAAGACGTGAGCGCTCACCGCAACGTAGGCCTGGTCTACCGCGGGTCAACCTCCCGCGCAGAGGAGTTCACCAAGATCGGCAAGATTGTTGCCCAGGCGTTTAGCGCGGCGATGAAGTCCTGCCCGCTGGCGTTGCCCACCACCATCCACGTCGGCTCCGATGCCGCCGCGGATTCTTCCGCCCAGCTGTAG
- the hrpA gene encoding ATP-dependent RNA helicase HrpA, which produces MTSPSAPSRSDLESLLQEVSLIDARSLQRRLRKARTPQALTAIAKDIDRARSLVAARDGAIGEISYPDELPVSAYREEIADAIRDNQVVIIAGETGSGKTTQIPKICLELGRGRRGLIGHTQPRRLAARTVAERIAHELGQPVGQTVGYAIRFDDTVARRTAVKLMTDGILLAEMQHDRFFNAYDTIIIDEAHERSLNIDFLLGYIKKLLPQRPDLKVIITSATIDPERFAHHFCSADGTPAPIIEVSGRTYPVEVRYRPLEEERNGKTYAVDPLDGLTAALEELMKEGPGDILCFFPSERDIRDAMEVIGAKKWRGVEVTPLFGRLSNQEQHRVFSPHRGRRIVLATNIAETSLTVPGIHYVIDTGTARISRYSTRTKVQRLPIEEISQASANQRSGRCGRIAEGIAIRLYSEEDFLSRPEFTDPEILRTNLASVILRMASLRLGAVEDFPFVEAPEPRAVRDGISLLLELGAITQRPSNGLPRLTAIGRDLARIPVDPRLARMLVEAHRLGCLAPTIVIVAALSLQDIRERPLDYQAQADQLHARFKDKHSDFLSYLKLWEYLSTQRAELSGNAYRKKLKKEFLHFMRSREWQDLVRQLRDVCKQLSWQMGAEDTSQTHPDLLHRALLSGLLMNIGARDGNKKEYRGTRGSRFAIFPGSSLAKRPPEFVMAAELVETSRLWARDVAEIDPSWVEKLGGDAVKYQYSEPFWSRSQSAVLVHRSATYYGVPIIFDRTIGYQKVDPEAARDLFIRHALVDGDWDAHHKFLEHNAQALDQASRVEDKARRRGIIADEDALTEFYDARIPQTITTAAAFNTWWKKQRHRNAELLNFDPQALIAPSETGVDEHQFPDSWPYGDSALDLRYVFSPGDPADGVSVLIPVPMLADVSESEFHWLVPGMREELVTELLRTLPKGLRRSVVPVPDFAARITPLLDVNQPDITVALANALREAGVAGIDATDFRPAAVPPHLRMTYAAVDKAGKIIDSDKDLSALRQRQARHIASSVHKLSTATTEASASEWTADTLGTIAQEVTTDVDGHPVTAYPALVVSGDSVAVRVMPTRAAADAAMLTATLTLLLQRTKLSAPQMVKGLPLQQRVSVENYPHGGASGLVEEVRVGAVRDALVRHGGPVRDPDAFAALAKTVIPEVAPQVRRDIVTLAPALAQYHKLTAELEQWEGPAIDDMNRQLEFLLPPKAVIVHGMGHLKHLSRYLTAMEIRLQDMASNPDRDAQRQDEIADVEQALDQVLARKTPATAKTTAVKDIRWMIQELRVSLFAQRLGTARPVSRKRVLNAIDKVARHR; this is translated from the coding sequence ATGACTTCACCTTCTGCCCCGTCGCGTTCTGATCTTGAATCCCTGCTTCAGGAAGTCTCGCTTATCGACGCCCGCTCGCTGCAACGTCGACTGCGCAAAGCCCGCACCCCGCAGGCACTCACGGCCATCGCCAAGGACATCGACCGCGCCCGCAGCCTTGTCGCGGCTCGCGACGGCGCGATCGGGGAGATCTCCTACCCTGATGAGCTTCCCGTTAGCGCCTACCGGGAGGAGATTGCGGACGCTATCCGGGACAACCAGGTGGTGATCATCGCCGGGGAAACCGGCTCCGGAAAGACGACGCAGATTCCCAAGATTTGCTTGGAATTGGGCCGCGGCAGACGGGGCCTCATCGGGCATACGCAACCGCGGCGCCTTGCTGCGCGCACTGTTGCCGAGCGTATTGCCCACGAGCTCGGGCAGCCCGTCGGGCAGACCGTGGGCTATGCCATTCGCTTCGATGACACGGTGGCGCGCCGCACAGCAGTCAAACTGATGACGGACGGTATCTTGCTCGCCGAGATGCAACACGATCGCTTCTTCAACGCGTATGACACCATCATTATCGATGAAGCCCACGAGCGCAGCCTGAACATCGATTTCCTCCTGGGGTACATCAAAAAGCTCCTCCCCCAACGCCCCGACCTGAAGGTTATTATCACTTCAGCCACCATTGACCCGGAGCGTTTTGCCCACCATTTCTGTTCCGCCGACGGAACCCCTGCACCCATCATCGAAGTGTCGGGGCGTACCTATCCCGTGGAAGTGCGTTATCGCCCCTTGGAGGAGGAACGCAACGGGAAAACCTATGCAGTTGATCCCCTCGATGGACTGACCGCTGCCCTCGAAGAACTCATGAAGGAAGGCCCAGGAGATATCCTGTGCTTCTTTCCTAGCGAGCGCGATATCCGCGACGCCATGGAGGTCATCGGTGCGAAAAAATGGCGCGGTGTAGAGGTCACACCGCTTTTTGGCCGACTATCAAATCAAGAACAGCACCGGGTGTTTTCTCCCCACCGCGGTCGCAGGATTGTTCTTGCCACCAATATCGCGGAGACCTCCTTGACGGTTCCGGGTATCCATTACGTCATTGACACAGGAACAGCCCGTATCTCCCGGTATTCCACGCGCACCAAGGTGCAACGCCTTCCCATCGAGGAGATCTCGCAGGCAAGCGCCAACCAGCGATCTGGGCGCTGCGGCCGCATCGCAGAAGGCATTGCCATCCGACTGTATTCCGAGGAGGATTTTCTCAGCCGCCCGGAGTTTACTGACCCCGAAATCCTGCGGACCAATCTGGCCAGCGTGATCCTGCGCATGGCTTCTTTGCGCCTGGGCGCTGTCGAGGACTTTCCCTTCGTCGAGGCTCCAGAACCACGAGCTGTCCGCGACGGCATCTCCCTGCTGCTCGAACTTGGTGCTATCACCCAGCGCCCCTCCAACGGTTTGCCGCGGCTAACGGCCATTGGGCGGGATCTGGCGCGCATTCCTGTCGACCCTCGACTGGCTCGCATGCTTGTCGAGGCCCATCGCCTCGGCTGCCTCGCCCCCACCATCGTCATCGTCGCCGCCTTGAGCCTGCAGGACATCCGTGAACGCCCGCTCGATTACCAAGCACAGGCCGACCAGCTACACGCTCGATTCAAAGACAAGCACTCTGACTTTTTGAGCTACCTCAAGCTGTGGGAATACCTGTCAACACAGCGCGCCGAGCTCTCCGGAAACGCCTATCGCAAAAAGCTGAAGAAAGAGTTCTTGCACTTCATGCGCTCACGCGAGTGGCAGGATCTGGTGCGCCAGCTGCGGGATGTGTGCAAGCAGCTGTCCTGGCAAATGGGTGCAGAGGATACCTCCCAGACCCATCCGGATTTGCTCCACCGCGCGCTACTGTCCGGGCTCCTCATGAATATCGGTGCCCGCGATGGCAACAAAAAGGAATACCGCGGCACCCGCGGCAGCCGCTTTGCCATATTCCCCGGTTCCAGCTTGGCTAAACGCCCACCCGAGTTTGTCATGGCCGCGGAGCTGGTGGAGACGTCCCGGCTGTGGGCCAGAGATGTGGCAGAAATTGACCCTTCGTGGGTGGAAAAGCTGGGCGGCGATGCCGTCAAATATCAATATTCTGAACCTTTTTGGTCCCGCTCCCAATCGGCGGTGTTGGTCCATCGGTCCGCGACCTATTATGGCGTGCCCATCATCTTTGACCGCACTATCGGGTATCAGAAGGTTGATCCTGAGGCGGCCCGGGATCTGTTCATCCGCCACGCGCTCGTCGATGGTGACTGGGATGCTCACCATAAGTTCCTGGAGCACAATGCCCAGGCACTGGACCAGGCCTCGCGTGTGGAAGATAAGGCGCGGCGCCGAGGAATCATTGCAGACGAGGACGCGCTGACCGAGTTTTATGATGCCCGCATTCCCCAGACGATTACCACCGCAGCTGCCTTCAACACGTGGTGGAAGAAGCAACGCCACCGCAATGCGGAGTTGTTGAACTTTGACCCGCAGGCCCTCATAGCTCCCTCAGAAACCGGGGTCGATGAGCACCAGTTCCCCGATTCCTGGCCCTATGGGGACTCGGCGCTGGATCTGCGCTACGTGTTTTCTCCTGGGGATCCCGCCGACGGCGTAAGCGTACTCATTCCAGTTCCTATGCTCGCCGATGTCTCCGAAAGCGAGTTTCACTGGCTCGTTCCTGGAATGCGTGAGGAACTGGTCACCGAACTGCTGCGCACCTTGCCCAAGGGGCTGCGCCGTTCCGTCGTTCCCGTCCCCGATTTTGCTGCCCGCATCACCCCGCTTCTTGATGTCAACCAGCCAGACATCACCGTGGCCCTGGCCAACGCACTGCGCGAAGCCGGGGTGGCGGGAATCGACGCTACCGACTTCCGCCCTGCAGCCGTGCCCCCGCACTTGCGCATGACCTATGCGGCGGTGGACAAGGCCGGCAAGATCATTGACTCTGACAAGGACCTAAGCGCCTTAAGGCAACGCCAGGCCCGCCACATTGCGTCCTCGGTGCACAAGCTGAGTACCGCGACCACGGAGGCGTCGGCAAGCGAATGGACAGCGGACACGCTGGGCACTATTGCCCAGGAGGTGACCACGGACGTCGATGGCCACCCGGTGACTGCTTATCCGGCGCTGGTGGTGTCGGGCGATAGCGTGGCCGTGCGGGTGATGCCTACCCGCGCGGCTGCCGACGCCGCGATGCTCACCGCGACGCTGACCCTCTTGCTCCAGCGCACAAAGCTGTCCGCGCCGCAGATGGTCAAGGGCCTACCGCTGCAACAACGAGTCAGCGTGGAAAACTATCCGCATGGTGGGGCCAGCGGCTTGGTCGAGGAAGTTCGGGTGGGTGCTGTGCGCGACGCCCTGGTACGCCACGGCGGCCCGGTGCGCGACCCCGACGCTTTCGCTGCCCTGGCTAAAACTGTGATCCCCGAGGTGGCGCCGCAGGTCAGGCGCGACATCGTCACGCTGGCACCGGCGCTGGCGCAGTATCACAAGCTGACTGCGGAGTTGGAGCAATGGGAGGGGCCGGCCATCGACGACATGAACCGGCAGCTGGAGTTTCTCCTTCCGCCCAAGGCAGTCATTGTCCACGGCATGGGACATTTGAAGCATCTGTCCAGGTACCTCACCGCGATGGAGATTCGGCTCCAAGATATGGCCAGCAACCCTGACCGTGACGCCCAACGTCAGGATGAAATCGCCGACGTTGAGCAAGCGCTCGATCAGGTGTTGGCGCGTAAAACCCCCGCGACGGCGAAGACCACGGCGGTTAAGGATATTCGCTGGATGATCCAGGAGCTGCGGGTGAGCCTTTTTGCCCAGCGGCTGGGTACAGCCAGGCCGGTGTCGCGCAAACGGGTGCTCAACGCCATCGACAAGGTGGCACGGCACCGCTAA